One region of Bosea sp. 29B genomic DNA includes:
- the mnmA gene encoding tRNA 2-thiouridine(34) synthase MnmA: MTVSLNSLDIAKPPAATRVVAAMSGGVDSSVVAALLKRQGYDVVGVTLQLYDHGEAVHRAGACCAGQDIHDARRVAEAIGIPHYVLDYESRFRDAVIERFAESYLAGETPIPCVECNRTVKFRDLLGLARELGADALATGHYVASRDLGTGHRGLFRAADESRDQSYFLYATTQEQLDLLRFPLGGLDKVQTRALAAEFGLAIADKPDSQDICFVPNGRYAEVIERLKPGAARPGAIVHLDGRVLGEHEGVLRYTVGQRKGLGISSAEPLYVVALDAENAHVIVGPREALSVSRVDLRDLNWIGDFALAELPPEGIEVAVRVRSTRAPREARLLVDDKGVHVLLAQGEEGVSPGQACVIYDHAGSGARVLGGGVIMANRAPRPAPQPEPAYAIS; the protein is encoded by the coding sequence ATGACCGTTTCGCTCAACTCGCTCGACATCGCCAAGCCGCCCGCGGCGACACGCGTCGTCGCGGCCATGTCGGGCGGCGTCGATTCCTCAGTGGTGGCGGCGCTGCTGAAGCGCCAGGGCTATGACGTCGTCGGCGTCACCCTGCAGCTCTACGACCATGGCGAAGCCGTGCATCGCGCCGGCGCCTGCTGCGCCGGCCAGGACATCCACGACGCCCGCCGCGTCGCCGAGGCGATCGGCATCCCGCATTACGTGCTCGACTATGAGAGCCGCTTCCGCGACGCGGTGATCGAGCGCTTCGCTGAAAGCTATCTCGCCGGTGAGACGCCGATCCCTTGCGTCGAGTGCAATCGCACCGTGAAGTTCCGCGACCTGCTCGGCCTCGCCCGCGAGCTCGGGGCCGATGCGCTCGCCACCGGCCATTATGTCGCCAGCCGCGATCTCGGCACCGGCCATCGCGGCCTCTTTCGTGCCGCCGACGAGAGCCGCGACCAGAGCTATTTCCTCTATGCCACCACACAGGAGCAGCTCGATTTGCTGCGCTTCCCGCTCGGCGGCCTCGACAAAGTCCAGACCCGGGCGCTCGCCGCCGAATTCGGCCTCGCCATCGCCGACAAGCCCGACAGCCAGGACATCTGCTTCGTGCCGAACGGCCGCTATGCCGAAGTGATCGAGCGCCTGAAGCCGGGCGCCGCCCGCCCCGGCGCCATCGTCCACCTCGACGGCCGCGTGCTCGGCGAGCACGAGGGCGTGCTGCGCTACACGGTTGGCCAGCGCAAGGGCCTCGGCATCAGCAGCGCCGAACCGCTCTATGTCGTCGCGCTCGACGCCGAGAACGCGCATGTCATCGTCGGCCCGCGCGAGGCCTTGAGCGTCAGCCGCGTCGACTTGCGTGATCTCAACTGGATCGGCGACTTCGCGCTCGCCGAGCTGCCGCCCGAGGGCATCGAGGTCGCGGTCCGCGTCCGCTCGACCAGAGCCCCGCGCGAGGCCCGCCTGCTCGTCGACGACAAGGGCGTGCATGTCCTGCTGGCGCAGGGCGAGGAGGGCGTCTCGCCCGGCCAGGCCTGCGTGATCTACGACCATGCCGGCAGCGGAGCCCGCGTGCTCGGCGGCGGCGTCATCATGGCCAACCGGGCGCCTCGCCCGGCGCCGCAGCCCGAGCCCGCCTACGCCATCTCATGA
- a CDS encoding class I SAM-dependent methyltransferase, whose translation MTTTNGLDAQRRVYAVWAKFYDRIYQGLLARAQREAVAAACASGRDILEIGVGTGLTLPYFERDKQVVGADLSLDMLRVARAKVLSQNLDHVRGLMVMDACRLGFADNSFDAVTAQFVITLVPDPEQALAEMDRVLRPGGEIVISSRLVDDGGFAAPFWKAVAPLARAIGWSSDFKVSRLTGWAASTGRYETVHVGQGYFKVVRLRKLR comes from the coding sequence ATGACGACGACGAACGGTCTCGACGCGCAGAGGCGCGTCTATGCGGTCTGGGCGAAGTTCTACGACCGGATCTATCAGGGCCTGCTTGCCCGCGCCCAGCGCGAGGCGGTGGCGGCGGCCTGCGCCAGCGGCCGCGACATCCTCGAGATCGGCGTCGGCACCGGCCTGACCCTGCCCTATTTCGAGCGCGACAAGCAGGTCGTCGGCGCCGACCTCTCGCTCGACATGCTGCGCGTCGCCCGCGCCAAGGTGCTGAGCCAGAATCTCGACCATGTCCGCGGCCTGATGGTGATGGACGCCTGCCGGCTCGGCTTCGCCGACAACTCCTTCGACGCGGTCACCGCCCAGTTCGTCATCACCCTCGTGCCCGATCCCGAGCAGGCGCTCGCCGAGATGGACCGGGTGCTGCGCCCGGGCGGCGAGATCGTCATCTCCAGCCGCCTGGTCGACGATGGCGGCTTCGCCGCGCCGTTCTGGAAGGCAGTCGCGCCGCTGGCCAGGGCGATCGGCTGGAGCAGCGATTTCAAGGTCTCGCGCCTGACCGGCTGGGCCGCCAGCACCGGCCGCTACGAGACCGTCCATGTCGGCCAGGGCTATTTCAAGGTGGTCAGGCTGAGGAAGCTGCGCTAA